A genomic window from Sulfurimonas paralvinellae includes:
- the prfA gene encoding peptide chain release factor 1, with translation MLADKLTPFINRYNELSDLLSSPDITSNIKKMTELSKEQSSLLPIVEKAKEYKALIEEIADSKEMLGDPEMADMAKEELKDLEPQLPEIEEEIKMLLLPKDPNDDRNIIVELRAGAGGDEAAIFVGDLFGAYTRYADLKGWNIEIMSSSPSDAGGYKEIIALIKGEQVYSRLKYEGGTHRVQRVPQTESQGRVHTSAITVAVMPEVDDVEIEINENDLKIDVMRSSGCGGQSVNTTDSAVRITHLPSGIVVTNQDQKSQHKNKEKAMKVLKARLFDLQMQEQQSENAAERAAQVGTGDRSGRIRTYNYPQNRISDHRINLTLYRLNEIMSGGLFDEIIDPLIADHQAKIVEAAGL, from the coding sequence ATGTTAGCAGATAAACTTACCCCGTTTATCAACCGCTATAATGAACTTAGCGATCTGCTAAGTTCTCCTGATATCACCTCTAACATCAAAAAGATGACAGAACTCTCCAAAGAACAATCTTCCCTTTTACCGATCGTTGAAAAAGCAAAAGAGTATAAAGCCCTCATCGAAGAGATAGCAGACTCAAAAGAGATGCTTGGCGATCCGGAGATGGCGGACATGGCAAAAGAGGAACTCAAAGACCTTGAGCCGCAGCTGCCAGAGATTGAAGAGGAGATAAAAATGCTCCTTCTCCCAAAAGATCCAAATGATGATCGTAATATTATCGTCGAACTACGTGCCGGTGCAGGTGGTGATGAAGCAGCTATCTTCGTTGGGGATCTATTTGGTGCATACACTCGATATGCCGATCTCAAAGGATGGAATATCGAGATAATGAGCAGTTCACCGTCAGATGCCGGCGGATACAAAGAGATCATTGCCCTTATCAAAGGTGAACAGGTTTACAGTCGGTTGAAATACGAAGGCGGAACACACCGTGTTCAGCGTGTACCACAAACAGAAAGTCAGGGGCGTGTCCATACATCGGCAATTACCGTAGCGGTTATGCCGGAGGTCGATGATGTTGAGATTGAAATCAATGAAAATGACCTCAAGATAGATGTTATGCGTTCAAGCGGTTGTGGCGGTCAATCGGTCAACACAACAGACTCCGCTGTCCGTATCACACACCTGCCAAGCGGCATCGTTGTAACCAACCAAGACCAAAAATCACAGCACAAAAATAAAGAAAAAGCGATGAAAGTCTTAAAAGCGAGACTTTTTGATCTGCAGATGCAAGAACAACAGTCTGAAAATGCAGCAGAACGTGCGGCACAGGTTGGAACAGGTGATAGAAGCGGTCGTATTCGAACCTACAACTACCCGCAAAACCGCATAAGCGATCACAGAATAAATTTAACGCTTTACCGCTTGAATGAAATTATGAGCGGTGGTCTTTTTGACGAGATCATCGATCCGCTCATAGCGGACCATCAAGCAAAAATAGTAGAAGCAGCAGGGCTATAA
- the dapF gene encoding diaminopimelate epimerase, whose amino-acid sequence MRVAKYSANGNDFVIFHANEKAERYDLAKEICHRQEGIGADGLIVVVPHAEYDFEWEFYNSDGSHADMCGNGSRACAHYAYNNNLAPAKMSFLTGAGIINAEVTDNTPRSGMVLSELTPPEIIDDSIEFNGHNWWLINTGVPHLVRFTENIEAFDIEEARELRYVYNANVNVMHVVDGNLRVRTYERGVEDETLACGTGMAASFYRAYKEGKVQNNIEVYPTSGDTLYLGVNERTITFKGRVKKTFETEWET is encoded by the coding sequence ATGCGAGTAGCTAAATACAGTGCTAACGGAAACGATTTTGTAATTTTTCATGCCAATGAAAAAGCAGAGCGTTATGATCTTGCAAAAGAGATCTGTCATCGTCAAGAAGGCATTGGTGCTGATGGTTTGATAGTAGTCGTGCCTCACGCAGAGTATGATTTCGAGTGGGAGTTTTACAACTCTGACGGCTCTCACGCAGATATGTGCGGTAACGGCAGTCGTGCCTGTGCACATTATGCTTACAACAACAATCTTGCTCCTGCAAAGATGAGCTTTTTAACGGGAGCAGGTATTATCAATGCCGAAGTGACGGACAATACACCAAGAAGCGGCATGGTACTCTCAGAACTCACACCGCCTGAGATAATCGATGACTCTATAGAATTTAATGGGCACAACTGGTGGCTCATAAACACTGGTGTGCCGCATCTTGTGCGTTTTACGGAAAATATTGAAGCGTTTGACATTGAAGAGGCGCGTGAGCTGCGTTATGTTTACAATGCCAATGTCAATGTAATGCATGTCGTTGACGGTAATCTTCGCGTGAGAACATATGAGCGCGGTGTTGAAGATGAGACCTTAGCATGCGGAACGGGTATGGCAGCCTCTTTTTACAGAGCATACAAAGAGGGAAAGGTACAAAACAACATAGAAGTTTATCCGACAAGTGGTGATACGCTCTATCTTGGCGTGAATGAGAGAACGATAACATTTAAAGGTCGTGTGAAAAAAACGTTTGAAACGGAGTGGGAAACTTAA
- the coaE gene encoding dephospho-CoA kinase (Dephospho-CoA kinase (CoaE) performs the final step in coenzyme A biosynthesis.) — MAYEYAIALTGSIATGKSTVASLLALNGMRVIDADTISHEILESSKEWVRETFGEEYITSAGKVDRAKLGAYIFSHPEAKKLLEDFLHPKIKAEIEKRSEEQDKFKFPYLIDIPLFFENANYPIQESVVVYTPADIQLERFMKRNGYSEEESLKRIASQLPIDEKKERSTWVIDNSKDLKHLQNEVELFVDKIKKIYKK, encoded by the coding sequence ATGGCTTATGAGTATGCTATCGCGCTAACCGGCTCTATTGCAACGGGTAAAAGCACCGTTGCTTCTTTGCTTGCTTTAAACGGCATGCGGGTCATTGATGCCGATACTATTTCTCATGAGATATTAGAATCTTCGAAAGAGTGGGTGCGTGAGACGTTTGGAGAAGAGTATATAACTTCAGCTGGCAAAGTCGACAGAGCGAAACTCGGTGCTTACATCTTTTCTCATCCTGAGGCCAAAAAACTCCTTGAAGATTTTCTGCATCCAAAAATTAAAGCGGAGATAGAAAAGCGAAGTGAGGAGCAGGATAAGTTCAAATTCCCCTATCTCATTGATATTCCCCTCTTTTTTGAAAATGCCAACTATCCCATACAAGAGTCTGTCGTTGTCTATACCCCTGCAGATATTCAGCTGGAGCGTTTTATGAAACGTAACGGCTACTCTGAAGAGGAGTCATTGAAACGTATCGCTTCACAGCTGCCGATAGATGAGAAAAAAGAGCGCTCGACTTGGGTTATTGACAATTCAAAAGATCTCAAACATTTGCAAAATGAAGTGGAACTGTTTGTAGATAAAATCAAAAAGATTTATAAAAAGTAG
- a CDS encoding spermidine synthase, with protein MKDFRYNEMMVHVPLCTHKEPNNVLIISSDAAPLVAEVQKHIDDISCDVISADANALREVEDNKYDVVISELEHDAAVLAHISRVLNEEGLVVLPVSPLKNVDENSTTFSILGKYAKIVMPFRSGGCTTAVLASKEYHPTADIILNRADLLDSLEYYNSDIHPASFAMGNDVRKNYKGIIKN; from the coding sequence ATGAAAGATTTTAGATATAACGAAATGATGGTTCATGTGCCATTATGTACACATAAAGAGCCAAACAACGTACTTATTATCAGCAGTGATGCAGCACCGCTTGTTGCTGAAGTGCAAAAACACATCGATGACATTAGTTGTGATGTGATCTCTGCAGATGCAAATGCTCTACGTGAGGTAGAAGACAATAAATATGATGTTGTCATCTCAGAGCTTGAGCATGATGCGGCAGTGCTTGCACACATCAGTCGCGTTCTTAATGAAGAGGGATTGGTAGTGCTTCCTGTTTCACCGCTAAAAAATGTGGATGAGAATAGTACAACTTTTAGTATTTTAGGAAAATATGCGAAGATTGTTATGCCGTTTCGTTCAGGCGGCTGTACAACGGCGGTGCTTGCTTCCAAAGAGTACCATCCAACGGCTGATATCATCTTAAACCGTGCGGATCTGCTTGACTCTCTGGAGTATTACAACTCTGACATTCACCCTGCATCGTTTGCAATGGGGAATGATGTTCGCAAGAACTACAAAGGTATCATTAAAAACTAA
- a CDS encoding YgaP family membrane protein, with amino-acid sequence MDFNKIRKFCRVFRIFFGTALIIAGIVTGIYWFYLGIIPLIAGIANFCPLCIISKKCDLPQDSEQK; translated from the coding sequence ATGGATTTCAATAAAATCAGAAAGTTCTGTAGAGTATTTCGCATCTTCTTTGGTACTGCACTTATCATTGCAGGCATAGTTACCGGTATCTACTGGTTCTATTTGGGAATCATTCCTCTTATTGCAGGAATTGCGAACTTCTGCCCACTTTGTATTATTTCAAAAAAATGTGATTTACCTCAAGATTCGGAGCAAAAATAA
- the purM gene encoding phosphoribosylformylglycinamidine cyclo-ligase, with protein sequence MSQISYKDAGVDIDAGNSFVENIKPFVKKTKIPGVLGGIGSFAGAFELPKSFNEPVMLAATDGVGTKLKLAIDSGIHNTVGIDLVAMCVNDLICNFGTPSFFLDYYATGKLDVNVATNVVAGIAEGCVRSECALIGGETAEMPGMYSEDDYDLAGFAVGVAEKSEMDRVSLVKPGHKLIALPSSGLHSNGFSLARKVLFEKMGMKFEDDFNGKPLIETLLTPTNIYVKTFKALKNEIVAMAHITGGGIVENLPRVLPENLMAEVKEDAVKVLPIFELMSKHVARDEMFRAFNMGVGMILVVDEKDVEKVLATAEGSYLIGEIKEGKHQAKMI encoded by the coding sequence ATGAGTCAAATTTCCTATAAAGATGCCGGTGTCGATATTGACGCGGGAAACAGTTTTGTTGAAAACATCAAGCCTTTCGTAAAAAAAACAAAAATTCCGGGTGTTCTCGGCGGTATCGGTTCTTTTGCCGGTGCATTTGAACTGCCAAAAAGCTTTAATGAGCCTGTTATGCTGGCAGCAACTGATGGTGTGGGTACAAAACTCAAACTCGCAATCGACAGCGGTATTCATAACACTGTGGGAATCGACCTCGTTGCAATGTGTGTCAATGACCTTATCTGTAACTTTGGAACACCGAGCTTCTTTCTAGATTATTACGCAACAGGTAAACTCGATGTCAATGTCGCTACAAATGTTGTAGCCGGCATTGCAGAGGGCTGCGTGAGAAGTGAATGTGCACTTATCGGCGGTGAAACTGCTGAGATGCCTGGAATGTACTCCGAAGATGATTATGACCTTGCCGGTTTTGCCGTAGGTGTTGCTGAGAAATCTGAAATGGATAGGGTTAGTCTTGTAAAACCAGGACATAAACTTATAGCACTTCCGAGTTCAGGTCTTCACTCAAACGGTTTTTCACTTGCACGAAAAGTTCTTTTTGAAAAAATGGGCATGAAGTTTGAAGATGATTTCAATGGAAAACCATTAATAGAAACACTTTTAACACCTACAAATATCTATGTCAAAACATTCAAAGCTCTCAAAAACGAGATCGTAGCGATGGCACACATAACAGGCGGTGGTATAGTTGAAAACCTTCCACGTGTACTTCCTGAGAATTTAATGGCAGAAGTAAAAGAAGATGCTGTTAAAGTGCTTCCTATCTTCGAGCTGATGAGCAAACATGTTGCACGGGATGAAATGTTTAGAGCATTCAATATGGGTGTCGGTATGATTCTTGTCGTTGATGAAAAAGACGTTGAAAAAGTTCTCGCTACTGCAGAAGGTTCTTATCTTATTGGTGAGATTAAAGAAGGCAAACACCAAGCAAAAATGATTTAA